The Equus caballus isolate H_3958 breed thoroughbred chromosome 12, TB-T2T, whole genome shotgun sequence genome contains a region encoding:
- the ZP1 gene encoding zona pellucida sperm-binding protein 1 has protein sequence MGLGHSEKVGAFPGLQGRNFTRVPGGQTGAPPGGPPSPFDIPTCHLPHIRPEPSPSGGRWGLLWGLWVYLVAGTSAMVWGLSVALLLVATLGLGQQPRLEPGLLGLRHTYDCGMKGLQLLVFPPPGWTVRFKVVDEFGNTFEVNNCSICYHWVTAKPKGPVVFSADYKGCHVLEKDGRSQLRVLIEAVLPEGRVDVARDVTLICPKPDHTWPLDSYLVPPSAPSTPHTRPLRPTPEHSFVHPTPALPSLGPGPTHPTLAQPQWGTLGPWEVDKPASIGTHLAQEQCQVASGRIPCRVSGSSREACQQAGCCYDNTREVPCYYGNTATVQCFRNGHFILVVSQETASAHSFTLANVRLAYAPTGCSPTQETGSFALFQFPLTHCGTTVQVVGNRLIYENQLVSDMDVRRGPQGSITREGTFRLHMHCIFNASDFLPLQASIFPPPSPAAVTQSGPLRLELRIAKDVTYGSYYGEGDYPIVRLLREPVPVEVRLLQRTDPSLVLVLHQCWATPSANPVQQPQWPILWDGCPFDGDSYRTRLVALDGAELPFPSHYQRFTVATFVLLDSGSQRALRGPVYFFCSASACAPSGLETCATACSSRTARQRRSQSHRSDTAEPQNIVSSPGPVHFEGTHGQEPTLRPTGSTRNSKPRPLLWMVLLLVAIALVLGVGIFVGLRQARAQKLQEGNRG, from the exons ATGGGGCTGGGGCACAGCGAGAAAGTG GGTGCCTTCCCCGGCCTTCAGGGCAGGAATTTCACCAGAGTCCCTGGGGGCCAGACAGGTGCTCCCCCAGGTGGGCCCCCTTCGCCCTTTGACATTCCCACTTGCCACCTCCCGCATATAAGGCCTGAGCCCTCACCTAgcggtgggaggtgggggctaTTGTGGGGTCTGTGGGTGTATCTTGTGGCAGGAACCTCTGCCATGGTTTGGGGTCTCTCCGTGGCCCTGCTGCTGGTGGCCactctggggctggggcagcagcCACGCCTCGAGCCTGGCCTCCTAGGCCTGCGGCACACCTACGACTGTGGGATGAAGGGCCTGCAGCTGCTGGTGTTCCCCCCACCAGGCTGGACTGTCCGCTTCAAGGTGGTGG atGAATTTGGGAACACATTTGAGGTGAACAATTGCTCCATCTGCTACCACTGGGTCACGGCCAAGCCCAAGGGGCCCGTGGTCTTCTCTGCTGATTACAAAGGCTGCCACGTGCTGGAGAAG GACGGGCGATCCCAGCTGAGGGTGCTCATTGAAGCTGTGCTGCCCGAGGGGCGTGTTGATGTAGCTCGAGATGTCACTCTGATCTGTCCCAAACCTGACCACACCTGGCCTCTGGACTCCTACCTGGTGCCACCCTCTGCACCCTCTACCCCTCATACTCGTCCCCTCCGCCCCACCCCAGAGCACAGCTTCGTCCATCCAACCCCTGCTTTGCCATCCCTCGGACctggccccacccaccccaccctggcTCAACCCCAGTGGGGCACCTTGGGACCCTGGGAAGTTGACAAGCCGGCTTCCATAG GTACCCATCTGGCCCAGGAGCAGTGCCAGGTAGCCTCTGGGCGCATACCCTGCAGAGTGAGTGGCAGTTCAAGGGAAGCCTGTCAGCAGGCTGGCTGCTGCTATGACAATACCAGAGAGGTTCCCTGTTACTATGGCAACACAG CGACTGTCCAGTGCTTCAGAAACGGCCACTTCATCCTGGTGGTGTCCCAGGAGACAGCCTCGGCACACAGCTTCACGCTGGCCAACGTCCGCCTGGCCTACGCCCCCACCGGCTGCTCCCCGACCCAGGAGACGGGGTCCTTCGCACTATTCCAATTCCCCCTCACCCACTGTGGCACCACAGTCCAG GTGGTTGGCAACCGGCTCATCTATGAGAACCAGCTGGTGTCTGACATGGATGTCCGAAGGGGGCCGCAGGGTTCCATCACGAGGGAGGGCACCTTCCG GCTTCACATGCACTGTATCTTCAATGCCAGCGACTTCCTGCCCCTCCAGGCGTCCATCTTCCCTCCCCCATCACCAGCTGCTGTGACCCAGTCCGGCCCCCTGCGGCTCGAGCTGCGGATCGCCAAGG ATGTGACGTATGGCTCCTACTACGGGGAGGGGGACTACCCCATCGTGAGGCTGCTCCGTGAGCCCGTCCCCGTGGAGGTCCGGCTCCTCCAGAGGACAGACCCCAGTCTGGTCCTGGTGCTGCACCAGTGCTGGGCCACCCCCAGCGCCAACCCGGTCCAGCAGCCTCAGTGGCCCATCCTGTGGGACGG GTGTCCTTTCGATGGTGACAGTTACAGGACCCGACTGGTAGCCTTGGATGGGGCAGAGCTGCCCTTCCCGTCTCACTACCAACGCTTCACCGTTGCCACCTTCGTCCTCCTGGACTCTGGCTCTCAGAGGGCCCTCAGGGGACCG GTTTACTTCTTCTGCAGCGCCTCGGCCTGCGCCCCCTCGGGCCTGGAGACCTGCGCCACTGCATGCAGCTCGAGGACCGCAA GACAGCGACGATCCCAGAGTCACCGCAGCGATACTGCCGAGCCCCAGAACATCGTGAGCTCTCCAGGGCCAGTGCACTTTGAGGGTACTCACGGGCAGGAGCCGACGCTGAGGCCCACAG GCTCTACCAGGAACTCCAAGCCGAGGCCTCTCCTCTGGATGGTCCTCTTGCTGGTGGCCATTGCCCTGGTCCTAGGGGTTGGCATCTTCGTAGGCCTGAGGCAGGCCCGGGCCCAGAAGCTCCAGGAAGGCAACAGAGGGTGA
- the PTGDR2 gene encoding prostaglandin D2 receptor 2 yields MLANVSVKPLCPILEQMSRLQSHSNTSIRYIDHASVVLHALASLLGLVENGLILFMVGCRMRQTVVTTWVLHLALSDLLASASLPFFTYFLAVGHTWELGTTFCKLHSSVFFLNMFASGFLLSAISLDRCLQVVRPVWAQNHRTVAAAHKVCLVLWALAVLNTVPYFVFRDTIPRLDGRVMCYYNVLLLNPGPDRNATCNSRQAALAVSKFLLAFLVPLAIIASSHATVSLQLRHRGCRRPGRFVRLVMAVVAAFALCWGPYHVFSLLEARAHGDPALRPLVWRGLPFVTSLAFINSVVNPLLYVLTCPDVLHKLRRSLRSVLESVLVDDSELGGLGSSRRRRASSTANSASSLPLGGRRLSPLRRPGTLLGWLRGGRAASPQRGRARSEDQTAPLNRALSTTSG; encoded by the coding sequence ATGTTGGCCAACGTCTCGGTGAAGCCCCTGTGCCCCATCCTGGAGCAGATGAGTCGCCTCCAAAGCCACAGCAACACCAGCATCCGCTACATCGACCACGCGTCGGTGGTGCTGCACGCGCTAGCCTCGCTGCTGGGCCTCGTGGAGAACGGACTCATCCTCTTCATGGTGGGCTGTCGCATGCGCCAGACGGTGGTCACCACCTGGGTGCTGCACCTGGCGCTGTCCGACCTGCTGGCCAGCGCCTCCCTGCCTTTCTTCACCTACTTCCTGGCCGTGGGCCACACGTGGGAGCTGGGCACCACCTTCTGCAAGCTGCACTCCTCCGTATTCTTCCTCAACATGTTCGCTAGCGGCTTCCTGCTCAGCGCCATCAGCCTGGACCGCTGCCTGCAGGTGGTGCGGCCCGTGTGGGCGCAGAACCACCGCACGGTGGCCGCGGCCCACAAGGTGTGCCTGGTGCTCTGGGCCCTGGCCGTGCTCAACACGGTGCCCTACTTCGTGTTCCGGGACACCATCCCGCGGCTGGACGGCCGCGTCATGTGCTACTACAACGTGCTGCTCCTGAACCCCGGGCCTGACCGCAACGCCACGTGCAACTCGCGCCAGGCGGCCCTGGCTGTCAGCAAGTTCCTGCTGGCCTTCCTGGTGCCCCTGGCCATCATCGCCTCGAGCCACGCGACCGTGAGCTTGCAGCTGCGCCACCGCGGCTGCCGGCGGCCCGGCCGCTTCGTGCGCCTGGTGATGGCCGTGGTGGCGGCCTTCGCGCTCTGCTGGGGGCCCTACCACGTCTTCAGCCTGCTGGAGGCGCGGGCGCACGGCGACCCGGCGCTGCGGCCGCTCGTGTGGCGCGGGCTGCCCTTTGTCACCAGCCTGGCCTTCATCAACAGCGTGGTCAACCCGCTGCTCTACGTGCTCACCTGCCCCGACGTGCTGCACAAGCTGCGGCGCTCGCTGCGCAGCGTGCTGGAGAGCGTGCTGGTGGATGACAGCGAGCTGGGCGGCCTGGgcagcagccgccgccgccgcgcctcCTCCACCGCCAACTCCGCCTCCTCCTTGCCGCTCGGCGGCCGCCGTCTGTCCCCGCTCCGGCGGCCCGGGaccctgctgggctggctgcGGGGAGGCCGCGCCGCGTCTCCGCAGAGGGGCCGGGCCCGATCCGAGGACCAGACGGCCCCCCTGAACCGGGCGCTGAGCACCACCTCCGGCTAG